One segment of Micromonospora parathelypteridis DNA contains the following:
- a CDS encoding DUF4352 domain-containing protein: MTAPYEPVPNQPPAGQQPTPPSAQFSQVPAGQFAPSHGGQLPPPTPGQFPPPPVTKKRAPWLLPTLIGVGAFVVLCCGGTMVIGLASDDKKTEATSVSSGAPAAGSSSAASASAAAPVASAVAEAPAKTTAAPAPAKPKTSGIGDKVRGGDFEFTVKSVKCGISKVGTEILNTKAQGAFCKVSVTVKNVTKGAQNFHADGSLTAQDASGREYEVDGEAGIYGNSDGQGFLDEINPGNSVTANVYFDVPKNTKLKTITLDAGLFTLAEDAVVAL, translated from the coding sequence ATGACGGCCCCTTACGAGCCTGTTCCAAATCAGCCGCCCGCCGGCCAGCAGCCGACCCCACCGAGCGCCCAGTTCTCGCAGGTGCCCGCCGGACAGTTCGCGCCGTCGCACGGGGGCCAGCTTCCTCCGCCGACGCCCGGCCAGTTTCCTCCGCCGCCCGTCACCAAGAAGCGTGCCCCTTGGCTGCTGCCTACCCTCATCGGTGTCGGCGCGTTCGTGGTGCTGTGCTGTGGCGGCACGATGGTGATTGGCCTGGCCAGCGATGACAAAAAGACCGAGGCTACGTCCGTCAGCAGCGGCGCGCCCGCTGCCGGCAGCAGCAGCGCCGCCTCGGCGAGCGCAGCGGCACCGGTGGCGAGTGCGGTGGCGGAAGCGCCAGCTAAGACGACGGCGGCTCCCGCGCCTGCGAAGCCGAAGACCTCCGGCATCGGCGACAAGGTCCGAGGCGGTGACTTCGAGTTCACCGTCAAGAGCGTGAAATGCGGGATCTCCAAGGTTGGCACCGAAATCCTCAACACCAAGGCACAGGGTGCCTTCTGCAAGGTCAGCGTGACCGTCAAGAACGTCACCAAAGGCGCGCAGAACTTCCATGCCGACGGCAGTCTCACTGCCCAGGACGCCAGTGGTCGAGAGTACGAGGTCGACGGGGAAGCCGGAATCTACGGCAACAGCGACGGGCAGGGATTCCTCGACGAAATCAACCCGGGTAACTCAGTGACCGCAAACGTCTACTTCGACGTGCCGAAGAACACCAAGCTCAAAACCATCACGCTCGACGCTGGCCTGTTCACCCTCGCCGAGGATGCCGTCGTCGCCCTGTAG
- a CDS encoding DUF397 domain-containing protein, whose amino-acid sequence MTDLTGARWRKSTRSGGNGGECVEVADNLPGIIAVRDSKDPHGPALAFTPTAWITFVRTARTFR is encoded by the coding sequence ATGACTGATCTGACCGGCGCTCGTTGGCGCAAGAGCACCCGCAGCGGCGGGAACGGCGGTGAGTGTGTCGAGGTTGCCGACAACCTGCCCGGCATCATCGCTGTACGCGACAGCAAGGACCCGCACGGGCCCGCCCTCGCCTTCACCCCCACCGCCTGGATCACCTTCGTGCGAACGGCCCGCACCTTCCGCTGA
- the pglX gene encoding BREX-2 system adenine-specific DNA-methyltransferase PglX, with amino-acid sequence MIALKALQGQVTALTDDLRDQVARDSELESSLRKEHAQATEARRTAGTFETWLEDVLDQATVAWVLGCVFVRFCEDNALVEPLWIGGPEPVAPVERAVQHRQQYLIDNPRHNDREWLREAFGYLATLKATGKIFDEHNPVWRFGISGEAAEKLSEFFRRGPGLVSLRVADLDTRFLGDLYQDLSTHAKKTYALLQTPDFVEEFILDRTFEPAVKEFGLSETSVIDPTCGSGHFLLGAFGRLVAKWWQREPATDIRVLTERALGQVTGVDINPFAVAIARFRLLIAAMKVCGLTSLERTPAWPVRVATGDSLLDWGRKSRHQGDLLAVLGGRDAFAYATEDADVLGDYLRKGQYTVVVGNPPYITVKDKALNDRYREEYSSVCHRQYALTVPFAKRFFDLAKRSDEHGDGAGHVGQITGNAFMKREFGKKLIEDYFAHTVELTEVIDTSGAYIPGHGTPTVILVGRAKDRRHSRKVLAVLGVRGEPSQPADPAAGLVWSAIKAGVTRSEGNSEWVTAVDLDRGRLETHPWSLSGGGASNLVASLEAEARRMSQVVDLPVGRAIRAGADEAFMRPLGRKMRVAADARALRPLIIGEAVRDWASSPEDAIWYPYDSSLGQAGLSVELWPWRTMLAARRTFQGSMADAGLRWWEYHQHTASAYRTPLSIPFAFVSTHNHFVLDRGGKVFNRSAPVIKLPEGAAEDDHMRLLGVLNSSTACFWLKQVSQNKGNGGIGGGIGDEAWEPRYEFTGTKLQEFPLPGAYPLERARLLDLLAQRLASLTPAAVAKSGVPTRERLRTAQVDYDTTRARMIAVQEEVDWEVYRLYGLLDDDLTCAEPPGLALGERAFEIVLARKMAAGEVETQWFARHGSMPITEVPAHWPDDYRALVQRRIEVIESDRNIALVERPECKRRWATNGWDAMQTKALRDWLLDRLESPELWGDRPMPQSVAQLADRVRHDEDFRSVLELWVGRDDHDQTKTLAKLVADEHVPYLPAHRYKPSGLRKRAQWERTWAQQRLEDAGEDVDIKVPPKYTSADFTQPSYWRARGKLDVPKERFISYPKAGRDGDGTELLGWAGWDHLAQAQALATVYLDRKLQAAWPADRLLPLLAGIAELEPWLHQWYADERPGFPGSPAQFFTELVDAELSQLGADRSSLVPA; translated from the coding sequence ATGATCGCGCTCAAGGCGCTACAAGGCCAGGTCACCGCCCTCACCGATGACCTGCGCGACCAGGTGGCCCGGGATTCCGAGCTGGAGTCGTCACTGCGCAAGGAGCACGCCCAGGCAACCGAGGCGCGGCGTACGGCGGGGACCTTCGAGACCTGGCTGGAGGACGTCCTCGACCAGGCGACCGTGGCCTGGGTGCTCGGCTGCGTCTTCGTCCGTTTCTGCGAGGACAACGCGCTGGTCGAGCCGCTGTGGATCGGTGGCCCGGAGCCGGTGGCGCCGGTGGAACGGGCGGTGCAGCACCGCCAGCAGTACCTGATCGACAACCCCCGGCACAACGACCGGGAGTGGCTGCGGGAGGCGTTCGGCTACCTGGCGACGCTGAAGGCCACTGGCAAGATCTTCGACGAGCACAACCCGGTGTGGCGGTTCGGCATCTCCGGTGAGGCGGCCGAGAAACTGTCGGAGTTCTTCCGGCGCGGGCCGGGGCTGGTGTCGCTGCGGGTCGCGGACCTCGACACCCGCTTCCTCGGCGACCTCTACCAGGACCTGTCGACCCACGCGAAGAAGACGTACGCGCTGCTCCAAACGCCGGACTTCGTCGAGGAGTTCATCCTGGACCGGACGTTCGAGCCGGCGGTCAAGGAGTTCGGCCTGTCGGAGACGTCGGTCATCGACCCGACGTGCGGGTCAGGGCACTTCCTGCTCGGGGCGTTCGGTCGACTGGTGGCGAAGTGGTGGCAGCGGGAACCGGCTACCGACATCCGAGTGCTGACGGAACGGGCGCTCGGGCAGGTCACCGGGGTGGACATCAACCCGTTCGCGGTGGCGATCGCGCGGTTTCGGCTGCTGATCGCCGCGATGAAGGTGTGCGGCCTGACGTCCCTGGAACGCACACCGGCCTGGCCGGTCCGGGTGGCGACGGGCGACTCGTTGCTCGACTGGGGCCGTAAGTCGCGGCACCAAGGGGATCTGTTGGCGGTGCTCGGAGGTCGGGACGCCTTCGCGTACGCGACCGAGGACGCCGACGTGCTCGGTGACTACCTGCGCAAGGGGCAGTACACGGTGGTAGTCGGCAACCCGCCCTACATCACGGTGAAGGACAAGGCGCTCAACGATCGCTATCGCGAGGAATACTCGTCGGTTTGCCACCGGCAGTACGCGCTGACGGTGCCGTTCGCGAAGCGCTTCTTCGATCTGGCCAAGCGGTCGGACGAGCATGGCGACGGCGCGGGTCACGTCGGCCAGATCACCGGCAACGCCTTCATGAAGCGCGAGTTCGGCAAGAAACTCATCGAGGACTACTTCGCGCACACCGTCGAGCTGACCGAGGTCATCGACACCTCGGGAGCTTATATCCCCGGCCACGGCACGCCCACGGTCATTCTTGTCGGTAGGGCAAAGGATCGCCGGCACTCTCGAAAAGTCTTGGCAGTTCTCGGGGTTCGCGGAGAGCCCTCCCAGCCTGCTGACCCGGCAGCAGGATTGGTGTGGTCTGCGATCAAGGCAGGCGTCACTCGGTCGGAAGGCAACTCAGAGTGGGTGACCGCGGTTGACTTGGACCGCGGGCGGTTGGAGACGCATCCCTGGAGTCTGAGTGGCGGCGGCGCGAGCAATTTGGTGGCTTCGCTGGAAGCCGAGGCCAGACGGATGTCGCAGGTTGTGGATCTGCCAGTGGGCCGAGCGATCCGCGCGGGCGCTGACGAAGCTTTCATGCGGCCGCTGGGCCGGAAGATGCGGGTAGCAGCCGACGCCCGAGCGTTGCGTCCGTTGATAATTGGTGAAGCTGTCAGAGACTGGGCCTCCTCGCCCGAAGACGCAATCTGGTACCCCTACGATTCGAGTCTGGGTCAGGCTGGTCTGTCGGTTGAGCTATGGCCGTGGCGAACCATGCTTGCCGCTAGGCGGACCTTCCAGGGCAGTATGGCTGATGCCGGATTGCGCTGGTGGGAATATCATCAGCACACTGCGTCTGCGTATCGCACTCCGCTCTCCATTCCCTTTGCGTTTGTGTCGACGCATAACCATTTTGTGTTGGATCGGGGAGGGAAGGTCTTCAATAGGTCGGCACCAGTGATTAAGTTGCCGGAGGGGGCAGCGGAGGACGATCACATGCGGCTGCTCGGGGTGCTGAACAGCTCGACCGCCTGCTTCTGGCTCAAGCAGGTGAGCCAGAATAAGGGCAACGGTGGGATTGGTGGCGGGATCGGCGATGAGGCGTGGGAGCCCCGCTACGAATTCACCGGGACCAAGTTACAGGAGTTTCCGCTGCCAGGGGCTTACCCGTTGGAGCGGGCGCGACTGCTCGATTTGCTGGCGCAGCGGCTCGCCAGCCTGACGCCGGCGGCGGTCGCAAAGTCTGGCGTGCCGACGAGGGAGCGGCTGCGGACGGCGCAGGTCGACTACGACACGACCCGAGCCCGCATGATCGCGGTGCAGGAGGAGGTGGACTGGGAGGTCTATCGCCTCTACGGGCTGCTCGATGACGACCTGACCTGTGCCGAGCCACCGGGTCTTGCGCTGGGGGAGCGAGCGTTCGAGATCGTGCTGGCGCGGAAGATGGCCGCCGGCGAGGTGGAGACGCAGTGGTTCGCGCGGCACGGGTCGATGCCGATCACCGAGGTGCCGGCGCATTGGCCGGATGACTATCGGGCGCTGGTGCAGCGGCGGATCGAGGTCATCGAGTCGGATCGCAACATCGCGTTGGTCGAGCGGCCGGAGTGCAAGCGCCGCTGGGCTACCAACGGCTGGGACGCGATGCAGACCAAGGCGTTGCGGGACTGGTTGCTCGACCGGTTGGAGTCGCCCGAGCTGTGGGGGGACCGGCCGATGCCACAGTCGGTGGCGCAGCTCGCCGACCGGGTACGCCATGACGAGGACTTCCGTTCGGTGCTGGAGCTGTGGGTCGGCCGCGACGACCACGACCAGACGAAGACCCTTGCAAAGCTGGTCGCCGACGAGCATGTGCCCTACCTGCCGGCCCACCGCTACAAGCCGTCCGGGCTGCGCAAGCGGGCACAGTGGGAGCGCACCTGGGCGCAGCAGCGCCTGGAGGACGCGGGCGAGGATGTGGACATCAAGGTGCCGCCGAAGTACACCTCGGCGGACTTCACCCAACCGTCGTACTGGCGGGCGCGGGGCAAGCTCGACGTGCCGAAGGAGCGCTTTATCTCGTACCCGAAGGCGGGCCGGGATGGCGACGGCACGGAGCTGCTCGGCTGGGCCGGGTGGGACCACCTCGCCCAGGCCCAGGCGCTGGCGACCGTCTACCTGGACCGGAAGTTGCAGGCGGCGTGGCCGGCGGATCGGCTGCTGCCGCTGCTGGCGGGCATCGCCGAGCTGGAGCCGTGGCTGCACCAGTGGTACGCCGACGAGCGACCGGGCTTTCCCGGCTCGCCGGCCCAGTTCTTCACTGAGCTGGTCGACGCGGAGCTGTCGCAATTAGGGGCGGATCGCTCGAGTCTCGTTCCGGCGTGA
- a CDS encoding HNH endonuclease, giving the protein MENASGVAQLILQLRGGANIRGPQNYAHSVEHGIRLGDVAAELGPDLAALTALYPDGVARFWGSTPTNQMNNYKARALRDRRVGDDVLFYADTAFFARARILHLLHNPAAAKRIWGTDDDGRTWEHMMALGDVERLERPVPAAPILRRLGLSVPLRSLTLATAADYATIQPLLAAAGVTPREPTFTAPRKMTRKRLFKALKRVVDACHGQDVDPSARRLPLTVLWNIGQIASADGHPAEPQHLRSDLESILQRYDATDSRPGDAELSGKLRDSGLWEIASSSELWEVDRSGLHGRQRSDRRAMDADVPLIGFASAVTALLGDPETQGRAVAVLSPALPVDIDKAAFLADVGLAGYDSASGVLDAEEVAGSEAGDQGPARRKTVQIERIVRSSAVAEEVKRLHGHRCQICDTRLATRFGFYSEAAHIKGLGRPHVGSDQIDNVLCLCPNHHVQFDAFAIFIDSDLVVRWAVSGEKIGKLRLHPKHPIGVDNLQHHRRFCGKAD; this is encoded by the coding sequence ATGGAGAACGCCAGCGGAGTAGCGCAACTGATCCTGCAGTTGCGCGGTGGTGCCAATATCCGGGGGCCGCAAAACTACGCCCACTCCGTCGAGCACGGAATCCGGCTGGGAGACGTCGCGGCGGAGCTTGGTCCCGACCTGGCGGCACTCACCGCGCTCTACCCGGACGGTGTTGCTCGCTTCTGGGGGTCGACGCCGACGAACCAGATGAACAACTACAAGGCGCGAGCACTGCGCGACCGGCGCGTCGGCGATGACGTCCTCTTCTACGCCGACACGGCGTTTTTCGCACGTGCTCGGATCCTGCACCTGCTGCACAACCCTGCCGCGGCCAAGCGGATCTGGGGAACCGATGACGACGGGCGGACCTGGGAGCACATGATGGCGCTCGGCGACGTCGAGCGCCTTGAGCGGCCAGTTCCGGCCGCTCCGATCCTACGTCGGCTCGGGCTGAGCGTCCCGTTGCGGAGCCTCACCCTGGCCACTGCGGCTGACTACGCCACGATCCAGCCCCTGCTGGCCGCGGCAGGGGTCACGCCCCGCGAACCCACATTCACCGCTCCTCGCAAGATGACCCGCAAGCGGCTGTTCAAGGCGTTGAAACGAGTCGTCGATGCCTGTCATGGGCAAGACGTTGACCCGTCCGCAAGGCGCCTGCCGCTGACTGTGCTCTGGAACATCGGGCAGATCGCCTCAGCTGACGGTCACCCTGCAGAGCCACAGCACCTCAGGTCCGACCTTGAGTCGATCCTTCAGCGGTACGACGCGACGGACAGCCGACCGGGCGATGCGGAGCTGTCCGGGAAGCTGCGTGATAGCGGGCTGTGGGAGATCGCCAGCAGCAGCGAACTCTGGGAGGTCGATCGTTCCGGCTTACATGGGAGGCAGCGCTCCGATCGCCGTGCCATGGATGCGGATGTCCCGTTGATTGGTTTCGCCTCGGCAGTGACGGCTCTGCTCGGTGACCCGGAGACTCAGGGCCGCGCGGTGGCCGTCCTGTCGCCTGCGCTGCCGGTCGACATCGACAAGGCGGCGTTTCTGGCGGACGTCGGTCTTGCCGGCTACGACTCCGCATCGGGGGTGCTGGACGCAGAGGAGGTTGCCGGATCCGAGGCCGGTGATCAGGGTCCGGCAAGGCGAAAGACGGTGCAGATCGAGCGCATCGTCCGTAGTTCGGCCGTCGCCGAAGAGGTCAAGCGACTCCACGGGCACCGCTGCCAAATCTGCGATACCCGGCTGGCGACTCGCTTTGGCTTCTACAGCGAGGCGGCCCACATCAAGGGGCTGGGTAGACCTCACGTGGGCTCGGATCAAATCGACAACGTGCTCTGTCTATGCCCGAATCACCACGTCCAGTTCGACGCCTTTGCCATCTTCATCGACAGCGACCTCGTCGTGCGGTGGGCAGTTAGTGGCGAGAAGATCGGCAAGCTGCGGCTACACCCGAAGCATCCGATCGGAGTGGACAATCTTCAACACCACCGCCGGTTCTGCGGAAAGGCGGACTAA